From Cygnus atratus isolate AKBS03 ecotype Queensland, Australia chromosome 1, CAtr_DNAZoo_HiC_assembly, whole genome shotgun sequence, the proteins below share one genomic window:
- the TMEM60 gene encoding transmembrane protein 60 yields MRMSLAQRVLLTWLFTLLFLIMLVLKLDEKAPWNWFLIFIPVWIFDTILLVMLIVKMAGRCKSGFDPRNGSQNIKKKAWYLIAMLLKLAFCLALCAKLQQFTTMKLAYVFIPLWALLIGGMVELGYNIFYVRRD; encoded by the coding sequence ATGAGAATGTCCCTGGCGCAAAGAGTACTACTGACATGGCTTTTTACGTTGCTCTTCCTGATCATGCTGGTGCTGAAGTTGGATGAGAAGGCTCCGTGGAACTGGTTCCTCATTTTCATTCCAGTCTGGATATTTGATACTATTCTCCTCGTTATGTTAATTGTAAAAATGGCTGGACGGTGCAAGTCTGGCTTTGACCCACGCAACGGCTCGCAGAACATCAAGAAAAAAGCCTGGTACCTCATCGCAATGCTGCTCAAGTTAGCCTTCTGCCTTGCCCTCTGCGCTAAACTGCAGCAATTCACCACGATGAAACTAGCCTATGTATTTATCCCCTTGTGGGCCTTGCTTATCGGGGGTATGGTTGAACTTGGATATAATATCTTCTATGTACGAAGAGACTAA